A stretch of DNA from Fusobacterium perfoetens:
ATTGTTATATAGCATTAAAAGAGGACGGAATAAATCTGTCTTCTTTTTTTATTAAGTATTTGTAAATAAAAAAGGAACTGTTTTTCAGTTCCTTTAAAAGCTTATGTATTATAAAGATTTTATATTAGAAGCTTGTGGACCTTTTTCTCCTTGAACTAGGTCATAGCTTACTTTTTCATCTTCTTCAAGAGATTTAAAACCTTCTTTTTTTATTTGAGAGAAATGAGCAAAAACATCTTTACCATTTTCTCCTGTTATAAATCCAAAACCTTTTTCTGCGTTAAACCATTTTACTGTACCTT
This window harbors:
- a CDS encoding cold-shock protein, translated to MKGTVKWFNAEKGFGFITGENGKDVFAHFSQIKKEGFKSLEEDEKVSYDLVQGEKGPQASNIKSL